Proteins found in one Firmicutes bacterium HGW-Firmicutes-1 genomic segment:
- a CDS encoding NADP oxidoreductase gives MAKIKSFEELKKIKDQVQSKVDLREKGENIDSLVQIRVAMATCGIASGAREIMNYMIDELASQGIGNVVVTQTGCMGYCYAEPTIEVTTPGKEAVIYGDVTQEKAKEIIDNHIINGELVDGIIPMTHKTIDQ, from the coding sequence ATGGCTAAAATCAAATCATTTGAAGAACTTAAAAAAATCAAAGATCAAGTTCAATCTAAAGTCGACTTAAGAGAAAAAGGCGAAAATATTGATAGTTTAGTTCAAATTAGAGTGGCAATGGCAACATGCGGTATCGCATCTGGAGCTAGAGAAATTATGAACTATATGATTGATGAATTGGCAAGTCAAGGTATTGGAAACGTAGTTGTAACACAAACAGGTTGTATGGGTTATTGTTATGCTGAACCAACCATTGAAGTAACAACACCAGGAAAAGAAGCAGTAATTTATGGTGATGTAACACAAGAAAAAGCAAAAGAAATTATTGATAACCATATAATCAATGGTGAGTTAGTAGATGGCATTATACCAATGACTCATAAAACAATTGATCAATAA
- a CDS encoding NADH-quinone oxidoreductase subunit J/K, with protein sequence MANYNMHMLVCAGTGCKSADSDEIIANLEKCVEEANLSDEVQVLKTGCFGFCEKGPVVKILPDNTFYVQVTPDDADEIIKEHIIKGRKVERLLYVDPKTEEMVSDSKHMDFYKKQLRIALRNCGLIDPDNIDEYIARDGYHALGMALTEMTPQEVIKVVKDSGLRGRGGGGFPTGLKWEIASKNDADQKYVVCNADEGDPGAFMDRSILEGDPHSVVEAMAICGYSMGATIGKVYIRAEYPLAITRLEKAIEDARGYGLLGKDIMGTGFDFDIDLTFGAGAFVCGEETALIHSMEGERGEPTTKPPFPAESGYWGKPTNVNNVETFANVPVILLKGADWFSSIGSEKSKGTKVFALAGKINNVGLIEVPMGTTLREVIYDIGGGIKDGKKFKAVQTGGPSGGCLTMNDLDTPIDYDNLIAKGSMMGSGGMIVMDEDDCMVAVAKFYLEFTEEESCGKCTPCRVGTKRLSELLEIITEGKGKMEHLDELKRLSRVIKDTALCGLGQTAPNPVLSTMDAFWDEYIAHIQDGKCPAGQCTNLLQFIISDTTCVGCTACVRVCPTNAITGTVKKPHTIDQAKCIKCGACYDKCKFGAISKK encoded by the coding sequence ATGGCTAATTATAATATGCATATGTTGGTCTGTGCAGGAACAGGCTGTAAATCAGCTGATTCTGATGAAATTATTGCAAACTTAGAAAAATGTGTCGAAGAAGCTAATTTGTCAGATGAAGTACAAGTATTAAAGACAGGCTGTTTCGGATTTTGCGAAAAAGGACCTGTAGTAAAAATATTACCTGATAACACATTTTACGTTCAAGTAACACCTGATGATGCTGATGAAATTATTAAAGAACACATCATTAAGGGTAGAAAAGTAGAAAGATTATTATATGTAGATCCAAAAACAGAGGAAATGGTTTCCGATTCTAAACACATGGATTTCTACAAGAAACAATTACGTATTGCACTTAGAAACTGTGGATTAATTGATCCAGATAATATTGACGAGTACATAGCAAGAGACGGTTACCATGCTTTAGGAATGGCTTTAACTGAAATGACACCTCAAGAAGTAATTAAGGTTGTTAAAGATTCAGGCCTAAGAGGTAGAGGGGGCGGCGGCTTCCCAACTGGTCTTAAATGGGAAATTGCATCTAAAAATGATGCTGATCAAAAATATGTTGTATGTAATGCTGATGAAGGAGATCCAGGTGCTTTCATGGACCGTTCTATATTAGAAGGAGACCCACATTCAGTAGTCGAAGCAATGGCTATTTGTGGTTACTCTATGGGCGCTACAATAGGTAAGGTTTATATTCGTGCAGAATATCCACTTGCAATCACACGTTTAGAAAAAGCAATTGAAGATGCAAGAGGCTACGGTTTACTTGGCAAGGATATTATGGGTACTGGTTTTGATTTTGATATTGATCTAACCTTTGGCGCAGGCGCTTTCGTTTGTGGTGAAGAAACAGCATTAATTCATTCAATGGAAGGTGAGCGTGGCGAACCTACTACAAAACCTCCATTCCCAGCAGAATCAGGATATTGGGGTAAACCAACTAACGTTAATAACGTTGAAACCTTTGCAAACGTACCAGTTATCTTATTAAAAGGTGCAGACTGGTTCTCGAGTATTGGTTCAGAAAAATCAAAAGGTACAAAAGTATTTGCATTAGCTGGTAAAATTAATAACGTAGGTCTTATTGAAGTACCAATGGGTACAACACTTCGCGAAGTTATTTATGACATCGGTGGTGGCATCAAAGACGGAAAGAAATTCAAAGCTGTTCAAACAGGCGGACCATCAGGTGGTTGCTTAACTATGAATGACTTAGATACACCAATTGACTATGACAACTTAATTGCAAAAGGATCTATGATGGGTTCAGGCGGTATGATTGTTATGGACGAAGATGACTGTATGGTAGCAGTTGCTAAATTCTACTTAGAGTTCACAGAAGAAGAATCTTGTGGTAAATGTACACCTTGTCGTGTAGGTACGAAGAGATTATCTGAGTTACTTGAGATCATTACAGAGGGTAAGGGTAAAATGGAACACCTTGATGAGCTTAAGAGATTAAGTAGAGTAATTAAAGATACTGCACTTTGCGGACTTGGTCAAACAGCACCTAATCCAGTTTTATCAACTATGGATGCTTTCTGGGATGAATACATTGCCCATATTCAAGATGGTAAATGTCCAGCAGGACAATGTACGAACTTACTTCAATTTATTATTAGCGATACAACATGTGTTGGCTGTACAGCTTGTGTTAGGGTTTGTCCTACAAATGCGATTACAGGAACAGTTAAAAAGCCACATACAATTGATCAAGCAAAATGTATCAAATGTGGTGCATGCTACGATAAATGTAAATTTGGAGCTATTTCAAAAAAATAA
- a CDS encoding NADH:ubiquinone oxidoreductase: MSDIKVIVDNKEVLVPSGSTILDATKKAGVHVPTLCHLDLHDTKMVNQAASCRVCVVEVAGRRNLAPSCATPATDGMEIKTNTMRVLEARKTVLELLISDHPKDCLSCAKAGECELQDLAARCGLRKIDITGQAQSTYKKDITRSLIRDMDKCIMCRRCETMCNVVQDVGALSGINRGFNAVVSPAFELPMGETVCTHCGQCVAVCPTGALTENDATWEVVQALADPEKVVVVQTAPAVRVAIGEEFGKGPGSIVTGQMVTALRQLGFDQVFDTDFAADLTILEEGTELLGRLEAFLGGDTRALPILTSCCPAWVNFIESQFPELIDIPSSAKSPQQMFGAVAKTYFAQKLNIPREKMVVVSVMPCLAKKYEASRKEFAVDGNPDVDIVISTRELGHLIKHANIDLASLEESEFDNPLGISTGAGVIFGTTGGVIEAAVRTAYEVYTKKPLPKIDFEELRGFDGVRVASVDVDGLMLNIGIAHGLGNAKSLLKEVRDGNPRNLHAIEVMACPGGCIGGAGQPYHHGDSEILKKRQAALYQIDREMPIRKSHENPAITEIYETFLGKPMSELSHKLLHTHYHVKDKV, from the coding sequence ATGTCAGATATTAAAGTTATTGTTGACAATAAAGAAGTGCTTGTACCTAGTGGTAGTACTATTTTAGATGCCACTAAAAAGGCAGGCGTTCATGTTCCAACATTATGTCATTTAGATTTACATGACACTAAAATGGTGAACCAAGCTGCTTCATGTCGTGTTTGTGTTGTAGAAGTTGCTGGAAGAAGAAACCTTGCACCTTCATGTGCTACTCCAGCTACAGATGGAATGGAAATTAAAACAAACACAATGAGAGTTTTGGAAGCAAGAAAAACAGTATTAGAATTATTAATTTCAGATCACCCTAAAGATTGCTTAAGCTGTGCTAAAGCAGGCGAGTGTGAGCTTCAAGATTTAGCTGCAAGATGTGGACTTAGAAAAATTGACATAACTGGTCAAGCTCAATCTACATATAAAAAAGATATTACTAGATCATTAATCCGTGATATGGACAAATGTATTATGTGCCGTCGTTGTGAAACGATGTGTAACGTAGTTCAAGATGTTGGTGCATTATCAGGAATCAATAGAGGTTTTAACGCAGTAGTATCACCTGCATTTGAACTACCAATGGGCGAAACTGTATGTACTCATTGTGGACAATGTGTTGCAGTTTGTCCTACAGGTGCATTAACTGAAAACGATGCAACTTGGGAAGTTGTTCAAGCTTTAGCTGACCCTGAAAAAGTTGTAGTTGTTCAAACTGCGCCTGCAGTAAGAGTTGCAATTGGTGAAGAGTTTGGTAAAGGTCCAGGAAGTATTGTTACAGGTCAAATGGTAACGGCGCTTAGACAATTAGGCTTTGATCAAGTATTTGACACTGATTTTGCAGCGGATTTAACTATATTAGAAGAAGGTACTGAGTTACTAGGCAGATTAGAAGCATTCTTAGGTGGAGACACAAGAGCATTACCAATTTTAACTTCTTGCTGTCCAGCATGGGTTAACTTTATTGAAAGCCAATTTCCAGAGTTAATTGATATTCCTTCATCAGCGAAATCTCCTCAACAAATGTTTGGTGCTGTTGCAAAAACATATTTTGCACAAAAATTGAACATTCCTAGAGAAAAGATGGTTGTAGTTTCAGTAATGCCTTGTCTTGCTAAGAAATATGAAGCATCAAGAAAAGAATTTGCTGTAGATGGAAATCCAGATGTAGATATTGTAATCTCAACTCGTGAATTAGGTCATCTTATTAAGCATGCTAATATTGACCTAGCATCATTAGAAGAATCAGAGTTTGACAATCCATTAGGTATTTCAACTGGTGCTGGAGTTATTTTCGGTACAACTGGTGGTGTTATTGAAGCAGCAGTTCGTACAGCATATGAAGTATATACGAAAAAACCATTACCAAAAATTGACTTTGAAGAGTTAAGAGGATTTGATGGCGTAAGAGTAGCTTCGGTCGATGTAGATGGCTTAATGCTTAACATTGGTATTGCTCATGGACTTGGAAATGCAAAATCTTTACTTAAAGAAGTAAGAGATGGCAACCCAAGAAACCTTCATGCAATTGAAGTTATGGCTTGTCCTGGCGGATGTATTGGTGGAGCTGGTCAACCTTATCATCATGGAGATTCAGAAATCCTTAAGAAACGTCAAGCAGCACTTTATCAAATAGATAGAGAAATGCCAATTAGAAAGTCACATGAAAATCCAGCTATTACTGAGATTTATGAAACTTTCCTTGGAAAACCAATGAGTGAATTATCTCACAAGTTACTTCATACTCATTACCATGTTAAAGATAAAGTATAA
- the raiA gene encoding ribosomal subunit interface protein, which produces MRYIITGKNIDVTKALKDVVMEKIGKLEKYFSKDNEAIITMVVEKQRQIIEVTIPIKGSIIRAEEEAESMYAAIDLVVDVLERQLLKHKNKLMDKHRHHGTFKQDFIDHEYFHDKEGIEIVRSKKFAVKPMDSEEACMEMDLLGHDFYVFRNSETDEVNVVYKRKSGNYGLIEPDGIEE; this is translated from the coding sequence ATGCGTTATATTATTACGGGTAAAAATATTGATGTTACAAAAGCTCTTAAAGATGTAGTAATGGAGAAGATTGGTAAACTTGAAAAGTACTTTTCTAAAGACAATGAAGCAATTATTACAATGGTTGTTGAAAAACAGCGTCAAATCATCGAGGTAACGATACCTATTAAAGGAAGTATCATTCGAGCTGAGGAAGAAGCAGAAAGCATGTATGCGGCTATTGACTTGGTGGTAGATGTTCTTGAAAGACAATTGTTGAAGCATAAAAATAAACTCATGGATAAGCATAGGCATCACGGTACTTTTAAACAAGACTTCATAGATCATGAATATTTTCATGATAAAGAAGGTATTGAAATTGTTAGAAGTAAAAAGTTTGCAGTCAAGCCAATGGATTCTGAAGAAGCTTGTATGGAAATGGATTTATTAGGACATGACTTCTATGTTTTTAGAAATAGTGAAACAGATGAAGTTAATGTAGTATATAAAAGAAAAAGTGGAAACTATGGTTTAATAGAGCCAGATGGAATTGAAGAATAA
- a CDS encoding DNA-binding protein, with translation MKYSWIDEYCLSKKGAVKEYKVEWDAIRYLIGNKMFAMQGGDKEKKAIITLKNEPQFGQILRTQHKHIIAGYYMNKDHWSSVYLDGIVPDEVLQHMIDQSYELVLGAMSKKAQKEILEG, from the coding sequence ATGAAATACTCATGGATTGATGAATACTGCTTATCAAAGAAAGGAGCTGTAAAGGAATATAAAGTTGAATGGGATGCAATACGATACCTTATCGGCAATAAAATGTTTGCCATGCAGGGTGGTGATAAAGAAAAGAAAGCAATCATTACTTTGAAAAACGAACCACAATTTGGACAAATACTAAGAACACAGCATAAACACATTATTGCAGGATATTATATGAATAAGGACCATTGGAGCTCGGTCTATTTAGATGGTATTGTACCAGATGAGGTGCTACAGCATATGATTGATCAATCCTATGAATTGGTACTAGGTGCAATGAGTAAAAAGGCACAAAAAGAAATATTAGAAGGATAG
- a CDS encoding AMP-dependent synthetase produces the protein MKLAFSTLGCPNWSWSDMISTAKDLGFDGIEVRGIAHQLFAPKALPFTPENIEATKSKLNHLNLEISCLSSACYLFDQVNLLQHLSDGKEYIDLASNLGVKYVRVLGDKEPHVTEPVDMNAVREATIILADYAKSKDVTILIETNGVFANSATMKAFIGSLKKENVGVLWDIHHPFTFMNETLEHTYDTLKSFIKYIHVKDSVVVNGTVIYKMLGEGTIPIKELIKYLSADQYDGYVVLEWTKRWQKDLEDPGIVFPHFMNTIKSYQVSSSNVLTAKGLVKLTMGDLIDQVADAYPNHEGVAYGDQDYRKTYGELRDEINQVAKGFMALGIKKGDSVAVWATNYPEWITALFATAKIGAVLVTVNTNYKIYEAEYLLKQSDSTTLILMDGFKDTNYVEILNKLCPELSQSEPGKLNSVKFPYLKNIIYLDNATYAGMYHWKDLTSLGKDIPDEDLFSIQRSLDPDDIINMQYTSGTTGFPKGVMLTHYNIVNNGKNIGDCMHFTKDDRLCIPVPFFHCFGLVLGLLACVTHGSTMVPVDHYNPEVVMSTLDKEKCTACHGVPTMWIAMLNHPNFKNYDFTSLRTGIMAGSPCPEKAMRQVVEDMGCTEITIAYGQTEAAPVCTQSKADDSIERKVTTVGRALPFVECKVVDPETGETSPYGIQGEFVARGYNVMKGYYKMPEATSAAIDENGWLHTGDLATMDEEGYYKITGRIKDMIIRGGENIYPKEIEEFLYTVDGILDVQVIGIPDKEYNEVVGAFVILKEGSTLTVDNIKDEVRTHMARHKVPKHIFFTDSFPMTASGKIQKFKLRDLAVETLQLSEDDLNATV, from the coding sequence ATGAAATTAGCTTTTTCCACATTAGGATGTCCTAACTGGTCATGGTCAGATATGATATCAACTGCTAAAGACCTAGGTTTTGATGGAATTGAAGTGCGAGGCATAGCACATCAACTATTCGCACCAAAGGCTTTGCCTTTCACACCAGAAAACATTGAAGCTACTAAGTCAAAATTAAATCATCTTAATCTTGAGATCTCATGTCTTTCTTCTGCTTGTTATTTATTTGATCAAGTAAATCTTTTGCAACATCTTAGTGATGGCAAAGAATATATAGACCTTGCAAGTAATCTTGGCGTAAAATATGTTAGAGTTCTTGGTGATAAAGAGCCCCATGTTACTGAACCTGTTGACATGAATGCTGTTAGAGAAGCAACAATTATTTTAGCTGATTATGCCAAAAGCAAGGATGTCACCATTTTAATTGAAACAAATGGTGTATTTGCCAATTCTGCTACTATGAAAGCTTTTATTGGTTCTCTAAAAAAAGAAAATGTAGGCGTTCTCTGGGATATACACCATCCTTTTACTTTCATGAATGAAACCTTGGAACATACTTACGATACATTAAAGTCATTTATTAAATACATTCATGTTAAGGACTCTGTTGTTGTAAATGGTACTGTAATCTATAAAATGCTCGGAGAGGGTACTATACCAATAAAGGAACTTATTAAATATTTATCAGCTGATCAATACGATGGTTATGTTGTACTTGAATGGACAAAAAGATGGCAAAAGGATTTAGAAGATCCCGGTATTGTTTTCCCTCACTTCATGAATACCATTAAATCTTATCAAGTATCTTCCTCTAATGTGTTAACAGCAAAAGGCCTTGTTAAACTAACTATGGGTGATTTAATTGACCAAGTTGCAGATGCTTATCCTAATCATGAAGGTGTTGCCTATGGAGATCAAGATTATAGGAAAACTTATGGTGAACTAAGAGATGAAATTAATCAAGTTGCTAAAGGCTTTATGGCTTTAGGTATTAAAAAGGGAGATAGTGTTGCTGTTTGGGCAACTAATTATCCCGAATGGATTACCGCATTATTTGCAACCGCTAAAATTGGAGCTGTCCTCGTAACTGTTAACACAAATTATAAAATCTATGAAGCAGAATATTTATTGAAACAATCTGATTCAACAACTTTAATTTTAATGGACGGTTTTAAGGATACTAATTATGTAGAAATATTAAATAAATTGTGCCCTGAACTTAGCCAATCGGAACCTGGCAAATTAAACTCTGTTAAGTTCCCCTATTTAAAAAACATTATTTATTTAGATAATGCTACGTATGCAGGAATGTATCATTGGAAAGACCTCACTTCCTTAGGTAAAGATATTCCTGACGAAGACCTGTTCAGTATTCAACGATCTTTAGATCCTGATGATATCATCAATATGCAATATACCTCGGGAACCACTGGTTTTCCAAAAGGTGTTATGTTGACTCACTACAATATTGTGAACAACGGAAAAAACATTGGTGACTGTATGCACTTTACAAAGGATGATCGTTTGTGCATTCCTGTACCTTTCTTCCATTGCTTTGGTCTTGTACTCGGTTTACTTGCTTGTGTAACGCATGGTTCTACTATGGTGCCTGTTGATCATTATAATCCAGAAGTTGTTATGTCTACACTTGACAAAGAAAAATGTACAGCATGTCATGGTGTTCCAACAATGTGGATTGCAATGCTTAATCATCCAAATTTCAAAAATTATGATTTTACTTCACTAAGAACTGGAATAATGGCTGGCTCACCTTGCCCTGAAAAAGCGATGAGACAAGTAGTGGAAGATATGGGTTGTACAGAAATAACCATTGCCTACGGGCAAACTGAAGCAGCTCCTGTTTGTACACAATCAAAGGCTGATGATAGTATAGAAAGAAAGGTTACAACTGTAGGACGTGCCCTTCCTTTTGTAGAATGTAAAGTCGTAGATCCAGAGACTGGTGAAACCTCACCATACGGTATTCAAGGAGAATTTGTAGCTAGAGGCTATAATGTTATGAAAGGCTATTACAAAATGCCTGAAGCCACTTCTGCTGCAATCGATGAAAATGGTTGGCTACATACTGGTGATTTAGCTACAATGGATGAAGAAGGCTATTATAAAATTACTGGTCGGATCAAAGACATGATTATTCGTGGTGGTGAGAATATTTACCCTAAGGAAATCGAGGAATTTCTGTACACTGTTGATGGTATATTGGATGTTCAAGTTATTGGTATTCCAGATAAGGAATATAATGAAGTCGTAGGCGCATTTGTTATTTTGAAGGAAGGTTCTACCCTTACCGTTGATAACATCAAGGATGAAGTTCGTACACACATGGCAAGACACAAGGTTCCTAAACATATTTTCTTTACAGATAGCTTTCCTATGACTGCTAGTGGTAAAATACAAAAGTTCAAATTAAGAGATCTTGCAGTTGAAACGCTTCAATTATCAGAAGATGACTTAAATGCAACAGTATAA